In Helicobacter mastomyrinus, the sequence GGAAAATTGCGGGTAGAGGCTAAAAAGGACAAGTGATTGAATACCCTGTTTTTGTATGTCCTCTAGCACATTATAGGCAAATGGCGGAGTATAGCGCATAGCATAAGTATAAAATCGCTTAGAATCTTTAGCATTAAGCTTATTGACAAGATTAAGCGTATGGGCGGTAAGTGGAGACTTGCCACCGATAGCTTGATAATTTTTTTTTGTATCCTCAAGACGTTTATTAACGATAAAACTCGCTAACATTTTACGCATAAAATCATTTTTGATTCCCAAAATCAAAGGGTCATTAAACATATTTTTTAAAAAGTTTTCTATCTCAAAAATGCTATTCGGTGCGCCCATATTGAGTAAAACAACAGCCTCTGATTTAATGGGGAATCCTTTTAAACTTGGGGTTAAAAATTTTAAGTGATAATAAACTACTAAGGTTAATCATCAATCAAGGAGAAGCTATGCAAGATTTTGATTCACTCAGTTTGCAGGAGACTTTTATAAGCCTTTTGCTTTATCATAAAATCTTTGCTTATTTTTTTGCATTGCCCTTTGTTTTAAACCTCCTCACGCTCTTTTTTGCTTCAAAGAATCTTGTGCGTATGAATAAAAAGATATGGTTTATTGCACCTATTACATTCTTTTTGCTTTCTGTAAGTGTGCTAAGTGGCGTGAATCTGTGGGTGTTTGGAGATATTAAGCTTAGTCTCCCACTTATTGCTATGATAACATTTTGTATTTTTGTGTTTGTGGGAGAGCTTTTCCGTATAAAGATTCTCAAAGTTGCTAAACGCACGAGCTTTGCTGCTATGCAAAGCTATGTGAAATTTTGCAAGATTCTCTATGGGCTTGATTTGCTTTTCTTTATTTTGCTTATATGGCTTGTGTAATAATGCAGTTTTTACACCATAATAATGCAGGAGAGGCACTTTTATGCGTAAGCGGAGAGGAATTTACTCATTTAGCTAAAGTGCGCCGTTGCAAAACAGGAGATGTGGTTAAGGTGCGCAATTTGCACGATGAATATTTGCATACTTATAAAATTATGCAAATACAAAAACGTGACATGCTTTTATCTTTACTCAATAGTGAGAAAGTGCCTCATATCAGGGCTTCTTTGCATTTATTATGGGCGATTATCGAGCCAAAAATCATTGAAAAAACGCTCCCTATGCTTAATGAATTAAACGTGGGGGGCATTAGCTTTTTTTATGCGGAATATTCACAAAGGCAATTTATGCCCTCTTTAGAGAGAATGC encodes:
- a CDS encoding 16S rRNA (uracil(1498)-N(3))-methyltransferase is translated as MQFLHHNNAGEALLCVSGEEFTHLAKVRRCKTGDVVKVRNLHDEYLHTYKIMQIQKRDMLLSLLNSEKVPHIRASLHLLWAIIEPKIIEKTLPMLNELNVGGISFFYAEYSQRQFMPSLERMRRICIQSSQQCGRGDLMSLELYRGFDEVCARYAPFYAFDFEGEDICEWNVLESLHNTNNKTQYMPPLRIMVGPEGGFSPKERAQFAQIITLRDRLILRSESACVFLASMAKIWQSINTRGSK